A single genomic interval of Zingiber officinale cultivar Zhangliang chromosome 4A, Zo_v1.1, whole genome shotgun sequence harbors:
- the LOC121973060 gene encoding protein MKS1-like produces the protein MDLPVRKSSELQGPRPAPLKVGKDSHTTVKKPRPVNSPTRQAHRRPVVIYIASPKVVHATPAEFRSVVQRLTGLSAFSSSNYSSVYRAGGSGGQAFGPADCLTTLRKAAAKPSTSEEVVTQTAGGGSATLLPPAISPALLHENSSFFFESASNNNLFSSEVAPSPAASYWEHLDLNQYQA, from the coding sequence atggaTTTACCGGTGAGGAAATCGTCGGAGCTACAGGGGCCGCGACCGGCGCCTCTGAAGGTTGGCAAAGACTCCCACACGACCGTCAAGAAACCCCGGCCGGTGAACTCGCCAACGCGGCAGGCCCACCGTCGACCGGTCGTAATCTACATCGCCTCGCCCAAGGTCGTCCACGCCACGCCGGCCGAGTTCAGGTCGGTGGTGCAACGCCTCACCGGCCTCTCCGCCTTCTCTTCTTCCAATTATTCTTCCGTTTACAGGGCCGGCGGCAGCGGCGGCCAAGCCTTCGGCCCCGCCGATTGTTTGACTACGCTCAGGAAGGCAGCGGCCAAGCCTTCTACGTCAGAGGAAGTAGTAACTCAAACTGCAGGCGGCGGAAGTGCGACGTTGTTACCGCCGGCGATTTCGCCGGCGTTGTTGCATGAAAACAGCAGCTTCTTCTTTGAGAGTGCAAGTAATAATAATCTGTTCTCGAGTGAAGTCGCGCCGTCTCCGGCGGCTAGTTACTGGGAGCATCTGGATCTTAACCAGTACCAAGCATAa